One Parageobacillus sp. KH3-4 genomic region harbors:
- the nagE gene encoding N-acetylglucosamine-specific PTS transporter subunit IIBC — MLGFLQRLGKALMLPIAVLPAAGLLLRLGQPDLLDIPFIAATGDAIFSNLALIFAIGVAVGFAKDGNGAAALAGAIGYFVLTKGATAIDKDINMSVLGGIISGVIAGLLYNRYHNIKLPDWLGFFGGKRFVPIVTSFVMLVLALVFGYIWPPIQDGINAIGKWIVGAGAIGTGIFGLLNRLLIPIGLHHVLNNFVWFVFGEYNGKTGDLWRFFAGDPDAGIFMAGFFPIMMFGLPAAAIAMIAAAKKERRKAVSGALLGVAFTSFLTGITEPIEFLFMFLSPLLYVVHAVLTGLSLAIATMLGVHHGFTFSAGAIDFFLNYGIAQRPYLLIVQGIIYAVVYFVVFYFLITKLDLKTPGREEDEAEGEFASSDAAKAGAKYESLAVKYMEALGGKENLTQIDNCVTRLRLKVKDMSKVNEEELKRLGAKGVIRLNQTDVQVIVGTDVEFVASELKKL; from the coding sequence ATGTTAGGATTTTTACAGCGGCTTGGAAAAGCGTTAATGCTTCCAATTGCTGTTTTGCCAGCGGCAGGGTTGTTGCTTCGCTTAGGCCAGCCGGATTTATTGGATATTCCATTTATCGCAGCGACAGGTGATGCCATTTTTTCCAATTTAGCGCTTATTTTTGCGATCGGGGTTGCGGTTGGGTTCGCAAAAGATGGAAATGGCGCTGCGGCATTAGCTGGGGCGATTGGCTACTTTGTATTAACAAAAGGAGCCACTGCCATTGACAAAGATATTAATATGTCCGTACTAGGCGGAATCATTTCTGGTGTGATTGCCGGACTGCTGTATAACCGCTACCATAATATAAAATTACCGGATTGGCTTGGATTTTTCGGAGGGAAGCGATTTGTTCCGATTGTCACTTCTTTTGTGATGCTTGTATTAGCATTAGTTTTTGGATATATATGGCCGCCGATTCAAGATGGAATTAACGCAATCGGCAAATGGATTGTCGGCGCTGGTGCGATCGGAACTGGCATTTTTGGATTGTTAAACCGATTGCTTATTCCGATTGGATTGCATCATGTATTGAACAATTTTGTCTGGTTTGTGTTTGGCGAGTATAACGGAAAAACTGGAGATTTATGGCGGTTCTTCGCGGGGGATCCAGATGCCGGCATTTTTATGGCGGGATTTTTCCCAATTATGATGTTCGGTCTTCCAGCTGCAGCAATTGCCATGATTGCCGCAGCGAAAAAAGAGCGGCGCAAAGCGGTATCCGGCGCTCTTCTTGGAGTCGCGTTCACATCGTTTTTAACGGGAATTACGGAGCCGATTGAGTTTTTATTTATGTTTTTGTCACCTCTGCTTTATGTCGTTCATGCCGTGTTAACCGGTCTTTCGCTGGCAATTGCGACAATGCTTGGCGTTCATCACGGTTTTACTTTCTCAGCCGGTGCGATTGACTTCTTCTTAAACTATGGAATTGCACAAAGACCTTATTTGTTAATTGTTCAAGGAATCATTTATGCGGTGGTCTATTTCGTTGTATTCTATTTCCTTATTACAAAGCTAGATTTGAAAACGCCGGGACGAGAAGAAGATGAGGCAGAAGGCGAATTTGCCAGCAGCGATGCAGCCAAGGCGGGCGCCAAATATGAAAGTCTTGCTGTAAAATATATGGAAGCATTAGGCGGAAAAGAAAATCTTACGCAAATTGACAATTGCGTTACACGCCTGCGCTTAAAAGTGAAAGATATGTCGAAAGTCAATGAGGAGGAACTGAAACGGTTAGGTGCCAAAGGCGTTATCCGCCTCAATCAAACAGATGTGCAAGTCATTGTCGGCACCGATGTCGAGTTTGTCGCCAGTGAACTGAAAAAGCTATAA
- a CDS encoding Fe3+ hydroxamate ABC transporter substrate-binding protein codes for MFSLSSLSPTCSVCGKPIEKNEPIYVRMRYPSYRGMVEITAFLKHEGTIICDGCFLQEQNNHEK; via the coding sequence ATGTTTTCCTTATCTTCCTTATCTCCAACTTGTTCCGTTTGTGGGAAGCCGATTGAAAAAAATGAGCCTATCTATGTGCGCATGAGATACCCGTCGTACAGAGGAATGGTAGAAATTACTGCTTTCCTCAAGCATGAAGGAACCATTATTTGCGATGGTTGTTTTTTGCAAGAACAGAATAATCATGAAAAATGA